The following proteins are encoded in a genomic region of Natrinema sp. DC36:
- a CDS encoding DNA topoisomerase VI subunit B: MTSLQSTLGDEPGIAEELAESQQSISIAEFFEKNKHMLGFDSGARGLVTAVKEAVDNALDAAEESGILPDIYVEIQEAGDYYRLIVEDNGPGLTKETLPKVFGKLLYGSRFHAREQSRGQQGIGISAAVLYAQLTSGKPAKITSRTQGSSEAEYFELIIDTDENEPEISVEGTTSWDRPHGTRIELEMEANMRARQQLHDYIKHTAVVNPHARLELREPQEHFKFERATDQLPEETEEIRPHPHGVELGTVMKMLTATDSQTVSGFLQEEFTRVGKKTAESVIDEFRDRHFGREMRWRPPASHEGIDLHAAVEDATANKGHDATAAFADSIADAVTDSDRIAHHELVAAVESAADAVEDDHGTTFGDTVRENAVEAVWLELIDAVGADGKTAADAGDGEDGTGSDGESRLVADLYDLADDATSTRKDDEVIHAFADRLTAKFEDEHADENVRHRLTHKRLRAHVDRAADLTEEYDDVSFGETARENVIEAIWSVMATVPDDPPLVRELNGDRDATSNLVDAMRATDIMAPPTRCLAPISEDLITAGLEKEFDAEFYSSATRDAGVSGGDPFIVEAGIAYGGELEADGTGQVMRFANRVPLVYQRGACATTDVVKSIGWRNYGLDQPGGSGLPNGPVVIMVHVASTNVPFTSESKDAVANVPEIEDEIELAIREAARELKSFLNKRRSMEKRRKKQNVLGKILPEMATKVAEVTGRDEPDIDDAIARIMNNVLVEREVEENGDGTVVSVVVENNSGTNESLEVTDIVSVEPTNLSDGATVVEMDGEWFITWEPEVSSDDEAALEYEVPEDATYDLDVKGVESEKLTVKS, translated from the coding sequence ATGACGTCGTTACAGTCGACACTCGGTGACGAGCCGGGGATCGCCGAGGAGCTGGCAGAAAGCCAGCAGTCGATCTCCATCGCCGAGTTCTTCGAGAAGAACAAGCACATGCTCGGCTTCGACAGCGGCGCTCGAGGCCTCGTCACGGCCGTCAAGGAGGCCGTCGACAACGCCCTGGACGCCGCCGAGGAGTCGGGCATTCTCCCGGACATCTACGTCGAGATTCAGGAAGCCGGCGACTACTACCGCCTGATCGTCGAGGACAACGGTCCGGGACTCACGAAAGAAACGCTGCCGAAGGTTTTCGGGAAGCTCCTCTACGGCTCTCGCTTCCATGCACGCGAACAATCCCGCGGTCAGCAGGGGATCGGTATCTCTGCCGCCGTTCTCTACGCCCAGCTGACGAGCGGGAAACCCGCGAAGATCACCAGTCGAACCCAGGGCTCGAGCGAGGCCGAGTACTTCGAGCTCATCATCGATACCGACGAGAACGAGCCCGAGATCAGCGTCGAGGGAACGACCTCCTGGGATCGGCCCCACGGAACGCGCATCGAACTCGAGATGGAAGCCAACATGCGCGCCCGTCAGCAGCTCCACGACTACATCAAGCACACGGCGGTCGTCAACCCCCACGCCCGCCTCGAGCTGCGCGAACCACAGGAACACTTCAAGTTCGAGCGGGCGACCGACCAGCTGCCCGAGGAGACCGAGGAGATCCGCCCGCACCCCCACGGCGTCGAGCTCGGCACCGTCATGAAGATGCTGACGGCGACGGACTCCCAGACGGTTTCGGGATTCCTGCAGGAGGAGTTCACCCGCGTCGGGAAGAAGACCGCGGAGTCGGTCATCGACGAGTTCCGCGACCGCCACTTCGGCCGCGAGATGCGCTGGCGGCCGCCGGCGAGCCACGAGGGAATCGATCTCCACGCCGCAGTGGAGGACGCGACCGCGAACAAGGGCCACGACGCGACGGCTGCGTTCGCCGATTCCATCGCCGACGCAGTCACCGATTCTGACCGAATCGCTCACCACGAACTGGTTGCGGCCGTCGAATCGGCCGCCGACGCGGTCGAGGACGATCACGGAACGACGTTCGGCGACACCGTCCGCGAAAACGCCGTCGAGGCCGTCTGGCTCGAGCTGATCGACGCCGTCGGAGCGGACGGGAAGACGGCAGCAGACGCAGGGGACGGCGAGGACGGGACCGGGTCCGACGGCGAGTCGCGGCTGGTCGCCGATCTGTACGACCTCGCGGACGACGCGACGAGCACCCGCAAGGACGACGAGGTGATTCACGCCTTCGCCGACCGACTCACGGCCAAGTTCGAGGACGAACACGCGGACGAGAACGTTCGCCACCGGCTCACTCACAAGCGACTCCGAGCGCACGTCGATCGAGCCGCGGATCTCACCGAGGAGTACGACGACGTTTCCTTCGGCGAGACGGCCCGCGAGAACGTCATCGAAGCCATCTGGAGCGTCATGGCGACCGTCCCGGACGATCCGCCGCTGGTTCGCGAACTGAACGGCGACCGCGACGCCACCAGCAACCTCGTCGACGCGATGCGCGCGACCGACATCATGGCGCCGCCGACGCGGTGTCTCGCGCCCATTTCCGAGGATCTCATCACTGCCGGCCTCGAGAAGGAGTTCGACGCCGAGTTCTATTCGTCCGCGACGCGCGACGCCGGCGTTTCCGGCGGGGATCCGTTCATCGTCGAAGCGGGGATCGCCTACGGCGGCGAGCTCGAGGCCGACGGAACCGGCCAAGTTATGCGCTTTGCGAACCGGGTCCCGCTGGTCTACCAGCGCGGTGCCTGTGCGACGACGGACGTCGTCAAGTCGATCGGCTGGCGCAACTACGGGCTCGACCAGCCCGGCGGCTCCGGCCTGCCCAACGGGCCGGTCGTGATCATGGTCCACGTCGCCTCGACGAACGTTCCCTTCACCAGCGAATCGAAAGACGCCGTCGCGAACGTTCCCGAGATCGAAGACGAGATCGAACTCGCCATTCGAGAGGCGGCCCGAGAGCTCAAGAGCTTCCTCAACAAGCGCCGGTCGATGGAAAAGCGTCGGAAGAAACAGAACGTCCTCGGGAAGATCCTCCCGGAAATGGCCACGAAAGTCGCCGAGGTCACCGGCCGTGACGAGCCGGACATCGACGATGCCATCGCACGCATCATGAACAACGTCCTCGTCGAACGCGAGGTCGAAGAAAACGGTGACGGAACGGTCGTCTCCGTCGTCGTCGAGAACAACTCGGGGACGAACGAGTCCCTCGAGGTGACCGACATCGTTTCGGTCGAGCCGACGAACCTCTCCGACGGGGCGACCGTCGTCGAGATGGACGGCGAGTGGTTCATCACGTGGGAACCCGAGGTCTCGAGCGACGACGAGGCGGCACTCGAGTACGAGGTACCCGAGGACGCGACGTACGATCTGGACGTCAAGGGCGTCGAGAGCGAGAAGCTGACGGTGAAATCATGA
- a CDS encoding dihydrolipoyl dehydrogenase codes for MEEYDFLVIGSGSGLDVANAAANQGQSVAVVEKGRLGGTCLNRGCIPSKMLLYHAHVMETIERAGEFKIDATVNDVRFADIVREVTEDVHGSSDSIQRGLSSSDRHELYEAEGRFVDDRTLELVGGDHDGERLSADTVLVAAGTRPAIPPIDSIDTVDYLTSTEALQLETPPDHLVIVGGGYIAAELAQFFGTFGSDVSIIGRRPNLLPDADEEVAAAFTERYADRFDVYTGYKATAVSGDDDSITVEAQPFPEPDGDAASEVDPISVTGDELLVAAGRVPNTDTLTVEAAGIETDQAGFVQTDEYLRTTADGVWALGDIVGEYLLKHNANHEAQAVARNLFGDELEPVDYSAMPFAVFASPEVAGVGLTEQELRAADREYAKRTYRYEETARGSAMKAEGFVKPLIDFEGEILGCHIIGPEASNLIQEVVVAMTAGSGTIRDIRESVHIHPALSEVVQRAFSGQFTRGGGHDHSHGHDHDH; via the coding sequence ATGGAGGAGTACGACTTTCTCGTCATCGGCTCCGGCTCCGGTCTCGACGTGGCGAACGCGGCGGCGAACCAGGGACAGTCGGTCGCGGTCGTCGAGAAGGGGCGGCTCGGCGGTACCTGTCTCAACCGCGGCTGTATCCCGTCGAAGATGCTGCTGTACCACGCCCACGTCATGGAGACGATCGAGCGTGCCGGCGAGTTCAAAATCGACGCCACGGTGAACGACGTTCGGTTCGCCGACATCGTCCGGGAGGTGACCGAGGATGTCCACGGCAGTTCGGACTCCATCCAGCGCGGTCTCAGCTCGTCCGACCGCCACGAACTGTACGAGGCGGAGGGTCGGTTCGTCGACGACCGAACGCTCGAGCTCGTCGGCGGAGATCACGACGGCGAGCGCCTCTCCGCGGACACCGTCCTCGTGGCGGCGGGCACGCGGCCGGCGATTCCACCGATCGACAGCATCGATACTGTCGACTACCTCACCAGCACCGAAGCACTCCAGTTGGAAACCCCGCCGGATCACCTCGTCATCGTCGGCGGCGGCTACATCGCCGCCGAACTGGCACAATTCTTCGGCACGTTCGGCAGCGACGTGTCCATTATCGGCAGACGGCCGAACTTGCTCCCCGACGCCGACGAGGAAGTGGCCGCAGCGTTCACCGAACGCTACGCCGACCGGTTCGACGTGTACACCGGCTACAAAGCGACCGCCGTCTCCGGAGACGACGATTCGATCACCGTCGAGGCACAACCCTTCCCCGAGCCGGACGGCGACGCGGCGAGCGAGGTTGATCCCATCTCCGTCACCGGCGACGAACTGCTCGTCGCGGCCGGTCGCGTTCCCAATACCGACACGCTAACCGTCGAGGCTGCCGGTATCGAAACCGATCAGGCCGGGTTCGTGCAGACGGACGAGTACCTGCGGACGACCGCGGACGGCGTCTGGGCGCTCGGCGACATCGTCGGCGAATACTTGCTGAAACACAATGCGAATCACGAGGCGCAGGCGGTCGCACGTAATCTATTTGGCGACGAACTCGAGCCGGTCGACTACTCGGCGATGCCCTTCGCCGTCTTCGCCTCCCCGGAGGTCGCCGGCGTCGGGCTGACCGAACAGGAGCTACGCGCTGCAGACCGGGAGTACGCGAAACGCACCTATCGCTACGAGGAGACGGCCCGCGGGAGCGCGATGAAGGCTGAGGGATTCGTCAAGCCACTCATCGACTTCGAGGGCGAGATCCTGGGTTGTCACATTATCGGTCCCGAGGCGTCGAACCTGATTCAGGAGGTCGTCGTGGCGATGACGGCCGGCTCCGGGACGATACGGGACATCAGGGAGTCCGTTCACATTCACCCCGCGCTCTCCGAGGTCGTTCAGCGCGCGTTCTCCGGGCAATTCACTCGGGGAGGCGGGCACGACCACAGTCACGGCCACGACCACGATCACTGA
- a CDS encoding two pore domain potassium channel family protein — protein MNPVYLVAGIVLLAGAIVDILWTTLWVDGGSGPISGHLTTAIWRGLRIVTGDHNRALSLAGPIILTATLAMWIGLIWIGWTLIFASESMAVVNSRTGGPADWWGRFYYVAYTMFTDGNGDYTPVYGGNVWEVASAFTTASGMAFVTLGVSYVLTVLGAVSDKRSFASTVTGLGDRSEALVRTGWTGEDFQGLELTVESLASELSMLAEQHKSYPILHYYHSEDGEQAAAVAVPILDEALMLFRYGIPDDQSLDPAIIATGRSSAQSFLETLDESFIEPEPAVPRAPDLGRLQEDDIPTVSDEEFAEALAEVTDRRRRLLAVVEADAWEWPPLEE, from the coding sequence ATGAATCCCGTCTACCTCGTCGCCGGGATCGTCCTCCTCGCGGGTGCAATCGTAGACATCCTCTGGACGACCCTCTGGGTCGACGGGGGATCCGGTCCGATTTCCGGCCACCTGACGACCGCTATCTGGCGCGGTCTCCGGATCGTGACGGGGGATCACAACAGGGCCCTCAGCCTCGCCGGGCCGATCATCCTCACCGCCACGCTCGCGATGTGGATCGGGCTCATCTGGATCGGTTGGACGCTCATCTTCGCGAGCGAGTCGATGGCCGTGGTGAACTCGCGCACCGGCGGCCCCGCCGACTGGTGGGGGCGATTCTACTACGTTGCCTATACGATGTTCACCGACGGTAACGGCGACTACACCCCGGTGTACGGCGGTAACGTCTGGGAGGTTGCCAGCGCGTTCACGACGGCCTCCGGCATGGCCTTCGTCACGCTCGGGGTCTCGTACGTGCTCACCGTCCTCGGGGCCGTCTCCGACAAACGCTCCTTCGCCAGTACCGTCACGGGACTGGGAGATCGAAGCGAAGCGCTCGTCCGAACGGGCTGGACCGGCGAGGATTTCCAGGGCCTCGAGTTGACCGTCGAGTCGCTCGCGTCGGAACTGAGCATGCTCGCCGAACAGCACAAATCCTATCCCATCCTCCACTACTATCACAGCGAAGACGGCGAGCAAGCCGCCGCCGTCGCCGTCCCCATCCTCGACGAAGCGCTCATGCTCTTTCGGTACGGAATTCCGGACGACCAGAGCCTCGATCCCGCGATCATCGCAACCGGTCGCTCGAGCGCACAGAGTTTCCTCGAGACGCTCGACGAATCGTTTATCGAACCCGAGCCGGCCGTCCCACGCGCGCCGGATCTCGGTCGGCTACAGGAGGACGACATTCCGACCGTCTCCGACGAAGAGTTCGCCGAGGCCCTCGCGGAGGTGACCGATCGACGCCGTCGCCTGCTCGCCGTGGTCGAAGCTGACGCGTGGGAGTGGCCGCCGCTCGAGGAGTGA
- a CDS encoding universal stress protein produces the protein MPPRILVPFDDSEPARDALEYAFDLFPDGEFVVLVVVDTTSLPYIPNTTDDAETSDETQELLADAADLLTEAEATGDERGTDVETRTRLGTPAQEIREYAERDPVDHVVIGSHGRSGVARILLGSVAEVVVRHSPVPVTVVR, from the coding sequence ATGCCACCGCGGATCCTCGTCCCGTTCGACGATTCCGAACCCGCTCGCGACGCTCTCGAGTATGCGTTCGATCTGTTTCCCGACGGCGAGTTCGTCGTACTGGTCGTCGTCGATACCACCTCGTTGCCGTACATTCCGAACACCACCGACGATGCCGAGACCTCTGACGAGACGCAGGAGCTACTGGCCGACGCCGCTGACTTGCTGACCGAGGCCGAAGCCACCGGCGACGAACGCGGAACCGATGTCGAAACGCGAACGCGACTGGGAACGCCGGCCCAGGAGATCCGCGAGTACGCCGAACGCGACCCCGTCGATCACGTCGTCATCGGCAGCCACGGACGGTCCGGCGTCGCACGGATCCTGCTTGGCAGCGTCGCGGAGGTCGTCGTCAGACACTCGCCGGTGCCCGTGACGGTCGTTCGGTGA
- a CDS encoding sulfite exporter TauE/SafE family protein, with product MLGLPFELSLVLLLVSIAFFSGIGITTIGPGGIFVTIALYSLTSLPSSQVAGTAHATFVVTGLVGSAAYLHSGEMNTGESRTIAIVLSGASILGALVGAYVNTFVPRSVFGFLLGGVAMAVGGIICYRERRGFSPIYDLEPLTRGGRIVLAGLGFVLGVCSGLLGIGGPVLAVPALVLVGVPMLLAVAVAQVQSIFIATFAASGYFLQGNVLVPLAVVIGMPLLFGVVVGWRVAYAIDPEKLKVALGVVLLGVGPYLAL from the coding sequence ATGCTCGGATTGCCCTTCGAACTCTCCCTGGTCCTGTTGCTCGTCTCGATCGCCTTCTTCTCGGGGATCGGCATCACTACCATCGGCCCGGGCGGAATCTTCGTGACGATCGCGCTCTACTCCCTGACGTCGCTGCCCTCGAGTCAGGTCGCCGGCACCGCCCACGCCACGTTCGTCGTCACTGGACTCGTCGGGAGCGCCGCTTACCTCCACTCCGGGGAGATGAACACCGGCGAGAGCCGCACGATCGCGATCGTCCTCAGCGGCGCGAGCATTCTCGGCGCGCTCGTCGGTGCGTACGTGAACACGTTCGTTCCACGCTCGGTGTTCGGGTTCCTGCTCGGCGGCGTCGCGATGGCCGTCGGCGGGATCATCTGTTACCGCGAGCGTCGCGGGTTCAGCCCGATCTACGACCTCGAGCCCCTGACTCGAGGCGGCCGGATCGTCCTGGCGGGACTCGGGTTCGTCCTCGGGGTCTGCAGCGGCCTGCTGGGGATCGGCGGGCCGGTGCTGGCCGTACCAGCGCTGGTACTGGTCGGCGTCCCGATGTTGCTCGCCGTCGCCGTCGCACAGGTCCAGTCGATTTTCATCGCGACGTTCGCGGCGTCGGGCTACTTCCTGCAGGGGAACGTCCTCGTGCCGCTCGCGGTCGTCATCGGCATGCCGCTCCTGTTCGGCGTTGTCGTCGGGTGGCGAGTCGCCTACGCTATCGATCCCGAGAAGCTGAAAGTCGCGCTGGGGGTCGTCCTTCTCGGCGTCGGCCCCTACCTCGCCCTGTGA